The following are encoded in a window of Impatiens glandulifera chromosome 5, dImpGla2.1, whole genome shotgun sequence genomic DNA:
- the LOC124940100 gene encoding alpha/beta hydrolase domain-containing protein WAV2 isoform X2 yields MVSYVSALFYGVGGILVAGMALLVAFQEKLVYVPVLPGLTKSYTMNPSRLRLIYEDVWLRSSDGVKLHGWFIKLFPDCRGPTILFLQENAGNIGHRLEMIRIMLQRLHCNAFMLSYRGYGASDGYPTQPGITKDAQAALDHLLQRTDIDVTRIVVFGRSLGGAVGTVLTKNNPDKVAALILENTFTSILDMAGVLLPFLKWFIGGSGSKGPKVLNFVVRSPWSTIDAIGQVKQPILFLSGLQDEMVPPAHMQMLYAKAATHNKNCTFMEFPTGMHMDTWLAGGDHYWRTVQVFLEKHASGNNDDSSAAHEDHPACRF; encoded by the exons ATGGTGTCGTACGTCAGTGCGCTGTTCTATGGAGTTGGAGGAATATTAGTGGCTGGGATGGCTTTATTGGTGGCGTTTCAGGAGAAGTTAGTCTACGTTCCGGTCTTGCCAGGCTTAACCAAATCCTACACCATGAACCCCTCTCGTCTCCGCCTTATCTACGAGGATGTCTGGCTCAGATCTTCCGACGGTGTTAAACTCCATGGTTGGTTCATCAAGCTCTTCCCCGACTGTAGAG GTCCAACCATTctatttcttcaagaaaatgCTGGCA ATATTGGCCATCGACTTGAAATGATACGCATAATGCTGCAGAGATTGCACTGCAACGCCTTCATGCTTTCTTACAGAGG TTATGGTGCAAGTGATGGATACCCTACTCAACCCGGAATCACAAAAGATGCTCAG GCTGCACTAGATCACCTGCTTCAAAGGACTGATATTGATGTAACTCGAATAGTCGTCTTTGGTCGTTCTTTGGGAGGGGCAGTTGGAACTGTGCTGACTAAAAACAACCCTGATAAA GTTGCTGCTTTGATATTAGAGAACACCTTCACATCTATACTGGACATGGCTGGTGTTCTTTTGCCATTTCTCAAGTGGTTTATTGGTGGTAGTGGCTCAAAAGGCCCAAAGGTTCTTAATTTTGTTGTTCGCTCTCCATGGAGTACAATTGATGCAATTGGCCAG GTAAAGCAGCCTATTCTCTTCCTGTCTGGATTGCAAGATGAAATGGTTCCTCCTGCACATATGCAAATGTTGTATGCTAAAGCAGCGACTCATAATAAAAACTGCACCTTTATGGAGTTTCCTACTGGCATGCATATGGACACCTGGCTAGCTGGGGGTGATCACTATTGGAGAACTGTTCAGgtatttttggaaaaacatGCTTCAGGAAACAACGATGATTCATCAGCTGCTCACGAAGATCATC CTGCTTGCAGATTCTAA
- the LOC124937752 gene encoding protein ALP1-like, protein MEASSFSFLSQDIDGHNKFNLEKDEANCDDEGTKRRIIGIEHSSTPFTDILDPLFFLDKQEKDVQSPKSDEATILDNNASENLSDSAGSYTQPWVKSPSTAWWDKFNNPDLPDQEYRQAFRMGKSTFDFICNELESTITRRDTMLCQVIPVRQRVAICLWRLATGEPLQLVSKRFGICISNCHKLVMEVCFAIKTILMPNFIIWPDEHRVKQINDEFDFFSGIPNVGGSMYTTHIPIRAPSENHSEIYLRKIDSNNKASYSSTIQGVVDPNGVFTDLCIGWPGSMSDENIFERSKMYQHINWGLSPTSKSWIVGGSNYPLTESVLVPYSNENPTWMQHSFNQKMAAVEGVAKEAFARLKTRWACLQRETEVKPVDLPTILATCCVLHNICEMRGDTIDPESKFKLVDDKMTPENAPTSAVLIQARDQLASKVLYQNQNIRYI, encoded by the coding sequence ATGGAAGCCTCCTCATTTTCCTTTCTTAGCCAAGATATTGATGGCCACAACAAATTCAATTTGGAAAAAGACGAGGCTAACTGCGACGACGAGGGCACAAAGAGGCGCATAATCGGTATAGAACACTCGTCGACACCATTCACTGACATTCTAGATCCGTTGTTTTTTCTTGACAAACAGGAAAAAGACGTCCAATCCCCGAAAAGTGATGAAGCAACAATTCTCGACAACAATGCGTCAGAGAACCTTTCTGACAGTGCCGGATCGTATACCCAGCCTTGGGTGAAGAGCCCATCCACGGCATGGTGGGATAAATTCAATAATCCCGATTTACCAGATCAGGAATATCGTCAAGCATTTCGTATGGGCAAATCGACCTTTGATTTCATATGCAACGAGCTTGAATCCACCATTACAAGAAGGGACACAATGCTATGTCAGGTCATTCCCGTCCGTCAGCGAGTCGCCATCTGCTTATGGCGTCTAGCCACGGGTGAACCACTTCAGCTCGTATCTAAACGGTTCGGTATCTGTATCTCCAACTGTCACAAGCTTGTGATGGAGGTCTGCTTCGCGATAAAGACCATCCTCATGCCCAACTTCATCATTTGGCCTGATGAGCATAGAGTCAAACAAATAAACGACGAGTTTGATTTCTTCTCGGGGATTCCCAATGTGGGTGGATCAATGTACACTACCCACATCCCGATTAGAGCTCCAAGTGAGAACCACTCAGAAATATATTTGCGCAAGATTGATAGTAATAATAAAGCCTCCTACTCATCCACAATCCAAGGAGTTGTTGATCCTAATGGTGTATTCACGGATCTCTGCATAGGATGGCCGGGATCCATGAGTGACGAAAATATCTTTGAAAGATCAAAAATGTATCAACATATCAACTGGGGACTCTCACCGACTAGCAAAAGCTGGATAGTCGGCGGTTCCAACTATCCACTAACGGAAAGTGTTTTGGTCCCTTACTCAAATGAAAATCCGACATGGATGCAACATTCATTCAACCAGAAAATGGCAGCGGTTGAGGGTGTGGCCAAGGAAGCATTCGCCCGTCTCAAAACAAGGTGGGCCTGTCTGCAGAGGGAAACAGAGGTGAAGCCAGTTGATCTGCCTACGATTCTAGCAACATGCTGTGTTTTGCATAATATATGTGAGATGAGAGGCGATACTATAGATCCTGAATCCAAGTTCAAGCTTGTTGACGATAAAATGACGCCAGAGAATGCCCCAACATCTGCAGTATTGATCCAGGCTAGAGACCAGTTAGCTTCCAAAGTCTTGTATCAAAACCAAAACATTCGCTATATTTAG
- the LOC124940100 gene encoding alpha/beta hydrolase domain-containing protein WAV2 isoform X1 — MVSYVSALFYGVGGILVAGMALLVAFQEKLVYVPVLPGLTKSYTMNPSRLRLIYEDVWLRSSDGVKLHGWFIKLFPDCRGPTILFLQENAGNIGHRLEMIRIMLQRLHCNAFMLSYRGYGASDGYPTQPGITKDAQAALDHLLQRTDIDVTRIVVFGRSLGGAVGTVLTKNNPDKVAALILENTFTSILDMAGVLLPFLKWFIGGSGSKGPKVLNFVVRSPWSTIDAIGQVKQPILFLSGLQDEMVPPAHMQMLYAKAATHNKNCTFMEFPTGMHMDTWLAGGDHYWRTVQVFLEKHASGNNDDSSAAHEDHHSKAR, encoded by the exons ATGGTGTCGTACGTCAGTGCGCTGTTCTATGGAGTTGGAGGAATATTAGTGGCTGGGATGGCTTTATTGGTGGCGTTTCAGGAGAAGTTAGTCTACGTTCCGGTCTTGCCAGGCTTAACCAAATCCTACACCATGAACCCCTCTCGTCTCCGCCTTATCTACGAGGATGTCTGGCTCAGATCTTCCGACGGTGTTAAACTCCATGGTTGGTTCATCAAGCTCTTCCCCGACTGTAGAG GTCCAACCATTctatttcttcaagaaaatgCTGGCA ATATTGGCCATCGACTTGAAATGATACGCATAATGCTGCAGAGATTGCACTGCAACGCCTTCATGCTTTCTTACAGAGG TTATGGTGCAAGTGATGGATACCCTACTCAACCCGGAATCACAAAAGATGCTCAG GCTGCACTAGATCACCTGCTTCAAAGGACTGATATTGATGTAACTCGAATAGTCGTCTTTGGTCGTTCTTTGGGAGGGGCAGTTGGAACTGTGCTGACTAAAAACAACCCTGATAAA GTTGCTGCTTTGATATTAGAGAACACCTTCACATCTATACTGGACATGGCTGGTGTTCTTTTGCCATTTCTCAAGTGGTTTATTGGTGGTAGTGGCTCAAAAGGCCCAAAGGTTCTTAATTTTGTTGTTCGCTCTCCATGGAGTACAATTGATGCAATTGGCCAG GTAAAGCAGCCTATTCTCTTCCTGTCTGGATTGCAAGATGAAATGGTTCCTCCTGCACATATGCAAATGTTGTATGCTAAAGCAGCGACTCATAATAAAAACTGCACCTTTATGGAGTTTCCTACTGGCATGCATATGGACACCTGGCTAGCTGGGGGTGATCACTATTGGAGAACTGTTCAGgtatttttggaaaaacatGCTTCAGGAAACAACGATGATTCATCAGCTGCTCACGAAGATCATC ATTCTAAAGCAAGGTGA